In one window of Calypte anna isolate BGI_N300 chromosome 1, bCalAnn1_v1.p, whole genome shotgun sequence DNA:
- the LOC103529740 gene encoding probable dolichyl pyrophosphate Glc1Man9GlcNAc2 alpha-1,3-glucosyltransferase codes for MAAGGRGWFRSLALGVSFIKCLLIPAYFSTDFEVHRNWLAITHNLPLSQWYYEATSEWTLDYPPFFAWFECALSHVAKYFDPKMLVIKNLNYTSQATIIFQRLSVIFTDILFIYAVRECCKCVNGKRAAKDILEKPTFILAVLLLWNFGLLIVDHIHFQYNGFLFGLMLLSVARLCQKRYLEGALLFAVLLHFKHIYIYVAPAYGIYLLRSYCFTANNADGSLKWRSFSFLHVTLLGLIVCLVSALSLGPFIVLGQLPQVISRLFPFKRGLCHAYWAPNFWALYNAMDKALTIFGLKCNLLDPTKIPRASMTGGLVQEFQHTVLPSVTPLATLICTFISILPSVFCLWFKPQGPRGFLQCLVLCALSSFMFGWHVHEKAILLAILPLSLLSVQRAKDAGIYLILTTTGHFSLFPLLFTLPELPIKILLMLLFTVYSFSSLKSLFRRERPLLNWLETIYLIQLVPLEIFCEFVFPLTPWQQHFPFVPLLLTSVYCALGVTYAWLKLYVSVLTERISGRQKTE; via the exons ATGGCGGCAGGCGGGCGCGGCTGGTTCCGCTCCTTGGCCCTCGGCGTCTCCTTCATCAAGTGCCTCCTCATCCCCGCATA TTTTTCCACAGATTTTGAAGTACATAGGAACTGGCTTGCCATCACTCACAACTTGCCCCTCTCGCAGTGGTACTATGAA GCAACTTCAGAATGGACCCTGGATTATCCACcattttttgcttggtttgaaTGTGCACTTTCACATGTTGCCAAGTATTTTGATCCCAAGATGTTAGTTATCAAAAATCTAAATTACACCAGTCAGGCAACCATCATCTTCCAGAGGCTTTCTGTCATCTTTACAGATATCCTTTTCATCTATGCAGTTCGTGA GTGCTGCAAATGTGTGAATGGGAAACGAGCTGCAAAGGATATCCTAGAAAAGCCAACATTTATTCTTGCTGTTCTGCTCTTGTGGAATTTTGGGTTGTTAATTGTGGATC ATATTCACTTCCAGTACAATGGATTTCTCTTTGGGCTGATGCTTCTTTCTGTAGCCAGACTATGTCAG aaAAGGTACTTGGAGGGTgctcttctttttgctgttcttctgcATTTCAAACACATCTACATTTACGTGGCCCCAGCATATGGCATTTACTTGCTGAGATCCTACTGTTTTACTGCAAATAATGCAG ATGGATCCCTGAAGTGGAGGAGTTTCAGCTTTCTTCATGTAACTCTTCTGGGACTGATTGTCTGTcttgtttctgctctttcactGGGGCCCTTCATAGTCTTG ggccAGTTGCCTCAAGTAATTTCaaggctttttcctttcaagagaGGCCTCTGCCATGCTTATTGGGCCCCTAACTTCTGGGCTTTGTACAATGCCATGGATAAAGCACTAACAATTTTTG gtttaAAGTGTAATCTCCTTGATCCCACAAAAATTCCAAGAGCCTCCATGACGGGGGGGCTGGTTCAAGAATTTCAGCACACTGTTCTCCCCTCTGTGACTCCACTGGCAACATTAATCTGTACTTTCATATCTATATTG ccctctgttttctgtctttggtTTAAACCTCAAGGGCCCAGGGGCTTTCTTCAGTGCCTTGTCCTTTGTGCGTTGAGCTCCTTCATGTTTGGCTGGCACGTCCATGAAAAAGCAATACTCCTTGCTATCCTGCCTTTAAG CTTGCTGTCTGTTCAGAGAGCAAAGGATGCTGGCATCTACTTGATACTGACAACCACAGGGCACTTCTCACTTTTTCCATTGTTGTTCACACTACCAG AGCTTCcaattaaaatacttcttatGCTGCTGTTTACAGTTTACAGCTTCTCTTCATTGAAATCTCTATTCAG GAGAGAGAGGCCTCTACTTAACTGGCTTGAAACAATCTACCTCATCCAACTGGTGCCTTTGGAAATCTTCTGTGAATTTGTCTTTCCTCTGACCCCCTGGCAACAGCACTTTCCTTTTGTCCCCCTCTTGCTGACCTCTGTGTACTGTGCCCTGGGTGTCACCTATGCCTGGCTGAAACTCTATGTCTCAGTCTTGACTGAAAGAATCTCTGGGAGGCAAAAAACTGAGTAA
- the LOC103529739 gene encoding LOW QUALITY PROTEIN: NADH dehydrogenase [ubiquinone] 1 subunit C2 (The sequence of the model RefSeq protein was modified relative to this genomic sequence to represent the inferred CDS: inserted 1 base in 1 codon), whose translation MVFLPDEARSLPPPPLLNKGSAWLGLTGWVTALLDNGFNKRPIIRAGVHRQVLFTTVGWXVGYYLIKRTEYMYAKLDRDLLEYVRQHPEDFKAAEKKRWESFWKSSAQSAEVFSRGVPGCSC comes from the exons ATGGTGTTCCTGCCGGACGAGGCGCGGTCGCTGCcgcctcctcctctgctcaaCAAGGGCTCGGCCTGGCTGGGTCTGACCGGCTgggtgacagctctgctggaCAACGGCTTCAACAAGCGCCCCATCATCCGAGCCG GTGTTCACCGCCAGGTGCTCTTCACCACCGTGGGGT TTGTTGGGTATTACCTGATCAAACGCACCGAGTACATGTACGCCAAGCTGGACAGAGACCTCTTGGAGTATGTCAGGCAGCACCCAGAGGACTTCAAGGCAGCAG aaaagaaaaggtgggAGAGCTTTTGGAAGAGTTCCGCCCAATCCGCTGAGGTTTTCTCCCGTGGTGTCCCAGGATGCAGCTGCTGA